CCTAGATTATGGCCTTCTGTGTGGTTTGCTGTGCTTTATGAATATTGTGCCTGTATTTTGAACTTTATAAACTAATAACTTACTGCCCTATTATAGGTGTCACTAAAAACATCCATGTAGACAAAGAACAGAAGATAGACACCGGAGACGAGTCCGGTTGGTAAGTATGTAAGATTGATGAGTgcaattttttgagctcgccattgAAGGTTAAATGAAGAAAGATTTGATTCGATTCTATTTTCTTTTCTACTCCTTATACAAtagataatggcccagattttggggTAGAAATAATGGTGAGGTTATTGGCACTCACTGTTCTagagtaaatcggacagcaacttccagcatctgcaCGTGTGCAATTAAACATGCAAATTGGAAAATTGCTGTCCAAGTTGCCCTGTTCCTCCACAAGCTTTTCTACACTGGCATGTTGCCAAGACATTTGCCATTCAAACACATGAAGGATGTGAAGTTGGGGTCCTTAACCACTTGATGCCCAATGAACTCACTAGAAAAAGTTAGgccttgtccattcaagtgtaagtgaatttttaatggcatgaCAAGTCTCAATTACTACCAAATTACCTTACAGGCCCTAAAAATTTACTTTtagaagtgtggagtctcattcgttctgatttctgtttttgtttgagatTGTATAACATTTTTATCAAATTGCTTTTTCTTTCAGTCTCATCCTTTAATCTAATCCCATATTTCTTTCCTcctctttattttgctttttgtACATAATTTTACATTAAATTAAAAAAACTTCCACTTACtgtgtctcagtaaggattcttcaatctggttgatgagacatgctgcttacacagtcccATGTCCCCTATAGAGGGCACTGCACTGAAATTGATTTCTAATTACTGTAAGCTGCACAGAAGATCACTGaaagtctgtgggcagctgtaagTTTAATGAATGGTGAACACCGTTCGTTTACTGCTGATCACAAAATCTGGGCTAATATATCCCATCTTGAAAGTtcaatggatgtttttcagtgACTTTTCAGCTGGAATCTGTGTGGTGTTCCCTTATGGCACTGATAAGTTAGAAAGTTCAAAAAATTGTACTGATAGGCTTAGACATAATTATGAACAAAATGGCACTGGTACTTCAACCTATTTTACTGGGCAGTGAGTTCTAATTTTCTTCACTGAGAATTTTCCATGAAGGAATATGTCATTCTTCTAGTGATTCTAGTGAGCCTGTGCGCTAAACATGTGTTCTCAGTAGTTCCACAGGCTCTCATCCTTCTAGTTCCCATTAAGTTCAGACTTTACAGTCTTTATTTATCCCCAATACTGACATAGAGGTCGTTGGTCCTTGCATTACACTTTTTGTACTTGGGTTGTGTTGGTTTCCTttgatcagatttttaaaaaaaactcaaccACTGCCTCTCTTTTTAGGATACTAGCAAATTTCAGTAACACCTTCAGTATACATTCTTTGATAGTTGGACGCCTAGTCACTTTTTGTGGCAACAGAATGGAAAGTCCAAATCTGTAAATGGATTCAAATACTGTAAATAATGCAATATGCCATTCTGTGTTGTGGGTGAGGTGAATAAAAAGTCAGTTGCCAAAATATGATGCAGACAATATTTTGGGTTTCTCTAAACATATCCATACAGTTAATCACACATCCTGTATAAATTACAGTAAAACAGGAAGTACAAAAAGATGGGTGGTCCAAACATAATAGTAGACAATCCAATGTAGGTCAGATTGAACAATAAATTCAGCTTTTCCAGCATTGTCAACATCCAGcgaacattttaaaaaaaaaaatagacacTATATTCTAACTGGCCTAACCCATGATTTGTAGAGGTTTAGCATTAGAAAGCTGGGGCTTTTAACTCTAGAAAAGTATCAGAGTtcaaggagatttgattgagacccTAAATAATGAAAGGATTAGTCAATCCATGTGGATAGGCTATTCAAGGTAGATAGGTTAGGgaaaactaggggacataagtaAAAGTTCCATAAGCTTAGAACTGGATTAAATAGTATGTACTTGGATTTCTGGAATAGGTTGCTAGCATTTGTTGAGTGTAGATTCACAGCAAGCAATTctcttgcctctcccaggagacaatgtggtaggtggggtgggggaagaaaaTGATTTGTAGAAGTCACACTATGATGGTATATGACTGGCTTGAAGGGCCAACTGATCTGTACTTTATtaatatatatttatatttctGTAGTAACTTTATTTTCCCTCCTTCCAGCATTTATGTGTTGTTATCCTGTAGTGGctgctctctgttactgggtagaaTGTACATTTGCACTCCAGTCCACCTCGACTTCAAACGGAACATATATTGCTTGGCTGTGGCCTATATTGAAAGGCAAGTATGTAAATTTAAAAATGTCTCCAGTGTACAATTTGCCCAAAGCATGTGAAATCTATCTAATGCAGAAATGATGAATTGGTAGAGCAGTAAAATTAATTTCGACTTATAGATAGATATATGCTATATCTAACAGTTTGTCAATTTATAGAGAATTCCAAATGACTCCAATGAATGGTCATTTGCCAGTGTTGCTTAGTTAATACGAAGCATGTTACAGGTATGAACTATTGATAAGTTAGAATTTTAAAGGTAAAAAATGTCAATATTGCCTTCAATATTCTTAACCTTGGATGGATTGTGAATTCATAAGACAGTAGCCAATTAAAAATGTGATGCAAATCACTTTTTTTGGTCAGCTGATTGTTTGGTACATATGAAAGCCCATTGCCATTTGCAGGAATCCCAAAAGTTACTGATAAATCCATACAAGTAGTGATTCTGCTTTTTTAAAATGGAATCTACATACTCTCCTTTCAGGACAAGCCCCACCTATCTAAGCTCAAAGCTTAAATGCAGGTATTTTACTTctatttcccccctccctttaagtcgTTGTGTTCGACCAATAATATTTCTAGTAACATATTTCCCATATAGGCTGGTTCTCAACAAAGGCACATTGTGAAACAAGGTCAAGAATAGATTTTGCAAGTCAATAATCATTGAGACCACCAAACTTGCTCTAACAGTTGTATCACTAAAAATATGATGACCTTTGgagcgggggaggtggtggggaaagaAGAAGTGCCATCTAGTATAGCATTAAGCCATGATGATCCAGAAATTCTGGGTTAAATTcctgctctgtgctgagttagttgagctCAGCTAGAACACCATTTGGAATGATACAAATGGTCTCAGTGCTCCTGCAAAAGAAAATCTTAAGGGTTCCTGCTTCCAATTGTTGTGCAGAGGCCTGTGCTGAAAACTATACAAGTCTGCATTTCCAACAAAAGAATTGGTCAGGCTCTGCTGTAATTCTTTGTGGTCAAAAAAATCTAATGACCCTTGGACAGGTACTGGAGGGTGACTGGTATTGTAAAACCAGAAGAAGAATTAATGCCtgtagaagagtggaaattggatgaTAAAGTAGTAATAATTTTGAAGAAAGAAATAATTTGCATCTATTTAGCATCTTTGTCATCCCAAGGATGTCCTGAAAGTGCCTCCTAGTCAAATAAGTACTGTTGTAATGTGAGATAGtggggcagccaatttgagcacaggaaAGGCCCCTCAAAtagcagataatctgattttggtagtgttgattgagggataaatattgtccagaacaccAGGAGAATTCCTCTGTTTTTTTGTGAAAATTATCATTGGATGTTTTACACCCAGCTaaaggggcagacagggcctcctttaaggtctcatctgaaagatgtagATTTCCTCCACTACACTGTGTGAAATAGTCTACgtgcttaaatctctggagtggtTCAAGTTAGATTGCTGCTACTGAACCAAATACAAAACAGTGATCTTCACGAATATTCACTTAAGCAAGTATCAAGTGCACTAAAAAGAAATAGTCACTTAGAACAGAGAGATTAAAACTCTTTTTTTAATTTCTTATTAATTTGGTGATATAAGATTTGGAAGATTCCAAGGAAGTGACTCCTAAGAGGAGTGCATTTATCTCAGTATATAAGTTATATCTATAAGCAATAGTTAGCTAATTTATCTATGATTTTGTTTTTCAAGTTGAAAATGATGATCTTTATTTTATTTCCATAGTTACGTCCTTGGCTCCACCATAAATGCAGAATTTGTGGATGAGAGAAAAAAGCCAGTAGTACTCGAAACTCAAGTTGAAGTCCTTGAAGAACTAGCAAAGGTAATTTTGTGTGGTTCGATCTTCAGATTCAGTGGATTAGCTTTGTGTTGCAGAGTAAAAGTTTAGTTGACTGTATGAATTATTTGAAGAAAGTAATTTTATTTTGCACTTAAATTGATTATTGAAGAACAGTTTTGAAGTTTAGGCCCTATAAAATGCAGTTGTAAGGTGTATTTAATTTTGTTAGAATCGTAAAGTATTACAGCACGGAGGGGGATTGcttgagcaatccagttagtcctgcTCCCTGCAGTTTTTTTTAGTCCAATTCACTTGTGAAGGCTTCTGTtaaatcaggcagtgcatttcatatCCTAACCActttttacatttaaaaaaaaaaaaaatttcctcatgtcgGCTCTGgtctttttgccaatcaccttaaatctacaaTTTctcgttatcaatccttcagccattggaaacagttcctTTTTATTCAGGAAATGGTTGATTTTAAAGCAGCTGATAGGAAGGAATTATTCTTGGAAAAAGTGGATCAACTGTGTACAATTTCTTTAGGAAACTGTGTTTGAGTATTGCTATGGCCT
The genomic region above belongs to Heterodontus francisci isolate sHetFra1 chromosome 10, sHetFra1.hap1, whole genome shotgun sequence and contains:
- the mis18a gene encoding protein Mis18-alpha; the protein is MAGVTVDLLTDDEADNRDSCTFISGDTDLPVVFLCSQCRLPVGDSLAWVGANPKENMIYLSSVTKNIHVDKEQKIDTGDESGCIYVLLSCSGCSLLLGRMYICTPVHLDFKRNIYCLAVAYIESYVLGSTINAEFVDERKKPVVLETQVEVLEELAKSQTVLNLMIARLAVVEEKIESLQNEG